The Fusarium verticillioides 7600 chromosome 8, whole genome shotgun sequence genomic interval GCTACTTACAGCGCGAGAAAGATCCTCAATCAGGTCATTCGGGTCTTCGATACCAACGCACAGtctgatgatatcttcaggCATTTGTCGTTCCGCTCGAGTCTTGGCGTCGATGCTGGCATGGCTCATCTGGCAGGGCATGCTGATCAAACTGTTGACACAGCCAAAACTGACGCTGATGGCCCAGAGACGGGCGGCCTCAACAATACGCTCAGAAACCGCCGGATCACCGGTCTCGAACGAGAGCACCGCGCCAGCACCGCGAGCCATAGACCAATGCAGATCGTATTGAGGGTGGGATTTAAGTCCAGGGTATCGAACACGGAAGCCACGGGACTCGAGAAACTCTGCAATGGCTTGAGCGTTGGCTTGCTGTTTCTCCATTCGAATCGCCAAGGTCTTAACACCTCGCATGAGCAGGAAAGAGTCATTTGGCGATAGACCGCAGCCCGTGGAGTTAATAACAAAGAAGAGCTTGTCTCCGATGTGAGTGTCGTTCATGGCAATaacaccagccatgatgtcgtGGTGACCAGACAGGTACTTGGTTCCAGACTCATACACAATGTCGCAACCCACATCTAGAGGGTTGAACAGCATGGGAGAAAGCATGGTATTATCAACGACAACGAGCGCCTTGGGGTTGACTTCATGTGCCAAGCGAGCGATAGATGGAATATCCACCACCTTAATCAGAGGATTGGTGGGGGTCTCTAACAAAACCATGGCGGTCTTCTCCGAGAGGCGTGCCCGCACGCTATCAACGGTTGTTGTGTCGACATGGTGAACAATGATGCCTTGGTTGGCAGCGAGGTAAGTCAGCAGACGGTGGCTGCCACCATAGAGATCATCGCCAGTGATAACCTCATCGCCGGGTCGGAGTAGGCGAGTAATGACATCGAGAGCACCCATTCCGGAGCTGATAGCCAGTGCTCGCTGAGCGTTCATAATCTTTGCAAGGTGTCGCTCGAGGTGCGTTCTGGTGGGGTTTCCAGAGCGCGTGTAGTCATATTCTTGCTGGCCACCGCTGGCTGATGTCTGCTTGAAAGTGGCAGACTGGTAGATGGGAACGCTGGAGGCGCCATATTGGTCCTTGCTATCTGTGTATACAAGTTCTGTGGCAAGGGCATAGCGTTTGCGACCATTGCGAGGGCTTGACGGAGCGGGAGATGGAGGGAGATCATGTCCCTCGTTGTCAATTCGCTTCAGAGGATTGGCTGACTTGCCAGAGTCAGTGGGCGAAGGGGCAGACATTCTCGATAAATTTAGTCGCAGCGTATGTGTCGAAGTCGAGTTGTACATAGAATGTGATGAATGGCGGGGAGAATGGttctaggtacctaggtcGGAGGAGGGGCGGGCGCTAGAGAGAAATCGCAACGGAGTTTATGCGACAAAAGCGAAACTCAAATACAATTGAAGAATGATGGAGGAAAGAGAGGAATTGGAGAGTGTCCAGAGGGGAGAGGTGAAGGCTTGCCGAGTCAGAGCTTGGACGAGAAGGGTCGCTCGGGAGTCGGGGAGTCATTCCCGCTGTCGGCGGtctggtgaagatggtctacaaactcaaactcatTGTTTGGACTGGATGAACTACGCAATGGGAGTGCCTTGCTCTGTACAAGGGCGTCTGCGGCGCCAATTACAGAGGATTTCGCACCATCTTTCAGTGACCCAAGGGCCCTATAGTTCTGCTCGCATCCCACTGTGACGGTTTGGGTCCCGCCCACCGCTATTCTTCTGGGTCATCCGACCGATTAACGGAGGAGCGATTGATGCTGAGATACCTGCTGAATGCCGGCTGCCGGTACTCAGGACAAGGTATATTGCTATCGAATCCCCAGAAACCCATAGTGGGGTATCCCAAATGACGTGATCAGACACTATCATGGCCCATTGCGTGCTGTGCGTCCCTGGTTACCTTAGTGAAATGCACTGTACGGGAACTCGGGAGAACGGAACCGGGGCCCGACTTGAGC includes:
- a CDS encoding cystathionine beta-lyase; the encoded protein is MYNSTSTHTLRLNLSRMSAPSPTDSGKSANPLKRIDNEGHDLPPSPAPSSPRNGRKRYALATELVYTDSKDQYGASSVPIYQSATFKQTSASGGQQEYDYTRSGNPTRTHLERHLAKIMNAQRALAISSGMGALDVITRLLRPGDEVITGDDLYGGSHRLLTYLAANQGIIVHHVDTTTVDSVRARLSEKTAMVLLETPTNPLIKVVDIPSIARLAHEVNPKALVVVDNTMLSPMLFNPLDVGCDIVYESGTKYLSGHHDIMAGVIAMNDTHIGDKLFFVINSTGCGLSPNDSFLLMRGVKTLAIRMEKQQANAQAIAEFLESRGFRVRYPGLKSHPQYDLHWSMARGAGAVLSFETGDPAVSERIVEAARLWAISVSFGCVNSLISMPCQMSHASIDAKTRAERQMPEDIIRLCVGIEDPNDLIEDLSRALVQAGAVTVTLDGFHAAGAAKELGETPLVIQ